The genomic segment GATCATGCAGGGCTTTGATCCAGTCCTGACCACACAAACTAGAAGGGCTCCGCTGAACCAGTTGTATTCGGCCACGTTCGGCAACAGCTACACCCTGTTTGATACACATAAGCTTGGTGTTATCCTGGGAGGTAACTATTACCGTCGCACAAGCAATATCTATGACGGAGATCTCACGCAGTATAGCATCTATCAGGGTGTCGTGACAGGAAGCCCCTACATTTATAGCCAGCGTAAGATTCCAAATTTTACCACCACAAATAACCTTGTGATGGGGAAATATCAGACTTACAGGGAAAATACGGGCGTGGAAACGCTCAATTATGGCGTGTTAGGCGGTCTGACCTATCGCTTTAACCCCAGGCATGAAGTCAGCTTCCAGTACCTGGGCAGCTGGGGCGGTGAGAATACGGCGACCAACCTCCGCGGCGGCTATTACTACGCGGGCTTGCCGGGCGAGGTGAACAGTACAACCTATTCGCTCAAACAGACCTTCCGAAGCTTGCACACATTCAACCTACAGGGCGAACACAAGTTTTTGAAAAGCGCTTATTCTCCACGGCTGAGTTATAACCTCGCTTCTTCGCAATCCAACCAGAACGATCCGGATTACCGCTTTGTCAATCTGGTGGATTACAAACCGCGAAACGGAGGCACGATTGCCCGACCCAGTATTGGACACCTACCGAATAGCGGCACTATCGAGTATGTATATACCGAACGTTATTATGCGCTGAGTTCAGGATACGTCAATGGTTTTGGCCCTTATGGCATTATCCAGGCTGATCCAAATGGACGGCGCTGGCGGAATCTGGATGAAACCAATTATAATTATAAGGCGGATCTGGCCGTCCCGTTTCAATTATTGGGCCATAAACAGGAGTTTAAAACAGGTTTCAACTACCTGAACCGGGAACGTAAATTTGGTGAAAATGTGCTGTTTCTACCAGGATCCAATTTTACTGGATATGGATCCTATGGCCCCGGCAGGTTCTCCTCCATTCCGCTATACGATGTCGAAGGTAACCTGGACCGCCTGGTCAGCAACGAGGTCGTGGGCCTGCGTATACCCACAGGTGCTGTCGGTGAGGGCGATTTTCCGGTAGGAGGCTTCCTGTACAACATTCAGAAATCACCTAACAATTATACCGGATTTTACGAAACCAATGCATTTTACGGTATGCTGGACTTAAAGCTGACGGACGAACTGCGGATCGCCGGCGGATTGCGTTTTGAGAATACCAATATTCAATCATCGGTGGATACGGCGAATGTATATCTCGACCCTTCGCTGACCGCGGCCAATGCGGATGGGACGGTAAACCTGAATCCGCAGAATCCCAACTCGGCTTACAAACAGGGGTACAAACCGTACTATTCGGCCAATGTGACCTACAGCCTCAACGATCATATGAATTTTAGGGTGGCGTTCAATACAACGCTGGCGCGGCCCGAACTGCGCGAAATTACCAATGTCTACGAGTTTGATGCCTTTCAGATGGGGCTGGTCGTCGGCAACCGGAACCTGAAAAATCAGTCGACCAAAAATCTGGATTTTCGCTGGGAATGGTTCCCCAACAGCGGCGAGGTCATTGCTGTATCGGCTTTTGGAAAAGAGATCAACGATCAGCTGGTGAAGGTATTCAGCCTGCAGACGCAAGGACTGGCAGCGACCTTTCCGGAGTTTCCGGTGATTCAGTTTCAAAACGATCCCAATCGCGGCCGTGTGTATGGGATCGAGCTGGAGCTGGTTAAAAACCTCGGCACGTTCTGGGAGCCGGCACACGATTTCTTTTTAGGCTCCAACCTGCTGCTTGCACAGAGCAATATCAGGAAGACACCCGAACGACAGGCTGCAAACTGGTCCATTGACCGGAACGCCCCGACCAATAGCCCACTTTTTGAACAGGCTCCTTATAGTGTCAATGCCTGGCTGAATTATAACAACAAAACATGGGGAACCGATATCACGGCAACCTATAATACGGTCGGTGAAAGATTGGTGCAGATTAATCTTACCGGCGAGCCGGATCTCTACACCAGGCCATTTTCCATGCTGGACCTGGTATTCAGCCAAAAGCTCAACAAAAGGCTCCTGTTTAAAGGCTACGCCAAGAATATTCTCAATCCGGCGATCAAAACCGTCTATGCCAATCCGAATACAGGGGGTAAATGGTATGGCCGTGAATACCTCAACCGCAGTTATAAACGCGGAACAGAAATTATGTTTGGTTTTACCTATAACATTTTATAAGTATGAAACAGCAAGAAAGAAGGAAGCATGCACGCCTAAAAGGCATGGGATGGCTATCCATGCAGCAGTGTCTATTGCTGCTGCTCAGCATTTTTGCACTCTCCTGCAAACGGGAAAATTTAGATTATACCTTTGATTATAGGACTAACCCAGAAGCTGACAAAGCATCCAATGTACGTTTGATCAATTTGTCCGAGAATACACAGCTGATTGCCAACGGTGATAGCCTGACCAATTTCTTTGTGCCGCCGCAGCGTCCCGGATATATTCCGCCGGAAGAGCTGACGCCGCCCGGAACCCGTTATTTTCCAAAGGACGGGCGCTTGGGACAAAGCTGGGCGGTGCCGCAGCACCTGTTCCGGACCGACGGAACAATCGATTTTAGGGCCACATTCGTACAGATACCCAACCGGATCATAGTCTCGCATGAAGTGGATTTTACTGTCCGCGAAGCCTACGATACGCCGAAAGACTACTACCTGCTGATCAATCACGAACAACGGGTGCAGCAGCCTGACAAGCTGGTGGAAGTTCCGCGAAGCGTGACTGCGCCGACACGACCGGATCATTTTAAAATCCGCATCATCAATTTCGCGAAGAAATTGATGCCTTCAAGCTCCATGGAAGATATCACCGGCGCGATCACGTTGGCTTATGCGGATGGGACGCCCGTTAGCAAGACCACAAGTACCATTGCAGGCGACACCTGGTCAGATTATGTTGAACTGCCTTATGGTACGTATCAGTTTAAAGTGCTGACGGCGGATGGCCGGCAGATCCCGGCAGTGGGACATACGTACTACAATTATATTGACCGTTTCAATTCGACCATGGAGATGGGAGGGGCAACATTCAGCCGGATGTCGTCGGGGCTGACCTACGCGCCGATACAGACCTTTCAGCCGGGCGGCATCTACACAATTGTCGTGCATCCCAAAGAATTTACATGGAATACTGGAATTGATGATATCCGTGAGCTGCAAAATGGGTTCCAG from the Sphingobacterium thalpophilum genome contains:
- a CDS encoding TonB-dependent receptor, which gives rise to MNFHQVMRVMKITMVLLTCVLAHLSAATFGQRLTIFKEKVLLADLMEQISTQTGYDFFYDAALFDHAPRISIKVVNAPLEQVLERCFEKLPFTYTVKNRIVTIRHTGTENPEGKKTVRGSQTVTIRGRVLDADTGQPLPGISVTVKNDRNSTSTDAYGHFSIVVPGQQAVLVFTSLGYQRIELGVTAAQSDITVRLKSLATALQEVEVTVQARKRANTEASVLEERRKASIVQDAISAQLIERTGSITTTQALQRVTGVTITDDKYVAVRGLGDRSVIGQLNGVRLASSDPDRSAIPLDLVPASLLDNITVYKTVTPDKPADAASGIVELKTKSVPEKMTFEVIAQTGLNSNIGIGGRYNSFWNSDMGILGTAINKKDLSQDFLSLSRQYPNGLSSIQQLIASSNYSPEVRQEVSRINGIMQGFDPVLTTQTRRAPLNQLYSATFGNSYTLFDTHKLGVILGGNYYRRTSNIYDGDLTQYSIYQGVVTGSPYIYSQRKIPNFTTTNNLVMGKYQTYRENTGVETLNYGVLGGLTYRFNPRHEVSFQYLGSWGGENTATNLRGGYYYAGLPGEVNSTTYSLKQTFRSLHTFNLQGEHKFLKSAYSPRLSYNLASSQSNQNDPDYRFVNLVDYKPRNGGTIARPSIGHLPNSGTIEYVYTERYYALSSGYVNGFGPYGIIQADPNGRRWRNLDETNYNYKADLAVPFQLLGHKQEFKTGFNYLNRERKFGENVLFLPGSNFTGYGSYGPGRFSSIPLYDVEGNLDRLVSNEVVGLRIPTGAVGEGDFPVGGFLYNIQKSPNNYTGFYETNAFYGMLDLKLTDELRIAGGLRFENTNIQSSVDTANVYLDPSLTAANADGTVNLNPQNPNSAYKQGYKPYYSANVTYSLNDHMNFRVAFNTTLARPELREITNVYEFDAFQMGLVVGNRNLKNQSTKNLDFRWEWFPNSGEVIAVSAFGKEINDQLVKVFSLQTQGLAATFPEFPVIQFQNDPNRGRVYGIELELVKNLGTFWEPAHDFFLGSNLLLAQSNIRKTPERQAANWSIDRNAPTNSPLFEQAPYSVNAWLNYNNKTWGTDITATYNTVGERLVQINLTGEPDLYTRPFSMLDLVFSQKLNKRLLFKGYAKNILNPAIKTVYANPNTGGKWYGREYLNRSYKRGTEIMFGFTYNIL
- a CDS encoding DUF4397 domain-containing protein — protein: MKQQERRKHARLKGMGWLSMQQCLLLLLSIFALSCKRENLDYTFDYRTNPEADKASNVRLINLSENTQLIANGDSLTNFFVPPQRPGYIPPEELTPPGTRYFPKDGRLGQSWAVPQHLFRTDGTIDFRATFVQIPNRIIVSHEVDFTVREAYDTPKDYYLLINHEQRVQQPDKLVEVPRSVTAPTRPDHFKIRIINFAKKLMPSSSMEDITGAITLAYADGTPVSKTTSTIAGDTWSDYVELPYGTYQFKVLTADGRQIPAVGHTYYNYIDRFNSTMEMGGATFSRMSSGLTYAPIQTFQPGGIYTIVVHPKEFTWNTGIDDIRELQNGFQIIADSPEPINRSYAQIQVANTIPGQQAVLEAKGQKTGATAYGAASDYLRVVAGAQQVVIATTSGQALAKADVELQAGQNYTAWLYQTADKKMSILLAANNLAGTAYTGKEGNGNNASIDRIRSSYMFNFRFLNFCEQLPFATFTNGEGRPFGTQVMDSGINVAPAVLNTLQPYTSLLYTASNDAGGPYQFMAYSSDPTRIPGDWLEQIQPLSSTQLVANPALYTAVGRKVPLHEPGVYSIALIGDLKSNAAADKARFMVVKHTK